In the Candidatus Delongbacteria bacterium genome, CAGCTAAAGTAAACACTTATCAATCCTCATCAATAAATGTCACTGATCATATTGTATACAATCATAGTGAACTTAAAGTGACTTTAGAAGAAAAAAACTCTATAAAAGATAGAGTGGTTTTGTTGTATATTTATTCATTACCAAAAATGCCTATGCATGGTTATAAAGTAGGAATGACAATTTGCAAAACGGGTGAGACTTATTGGCATTCTATCAAATCAAGAATAGATACTCAAGTAAAAGAAGTAGCTCTTGGTGGTGACTTATTTGATGATAGATATGAAAAATATGGACTTGATCGTGAAGTTCATTTTTGGGGTGTATGTATTAATGATAAAGATGATAATTTCAAAGATCACGATATCCATAGAGAAATAGCTACAAAACTTCCAGGATACTCCGAAAAAAATCAAGAGTGGTTCACTGGGGACATAACTTTGGATGACTTGATTGATATTTTTGAAGACTATCGAAAAGCTGATTATTCAGGTAAGAAAGTTATTTATACACCAAGAAAAGAACAAAAAGCAGCAATAGATAAGTTACTTAAGTATTTCAAAACAACACCTTCAGTTCCTAGATTCTTGTTGAATTGTAAAATGCGTTTTGGTAAATGTTACACAACATATAAATATGCTGAAGAAGCTGAATTAAATAAAATACTTATTCTTACCTTTGTTCCCGCTGTAGAAGATTCATGGAGAGAAGATTTAAAACATATTGAAAAAGATTATGACTACTTCACTGATTTTGAGTTAGCAAAAAGCGATTTTAAACTTAATAATTCACCTTCAAAACCATATGTGCTTTTTTTGTCATTACAAAACTACTTAGGTAGGGATTCATCTACACAACAAACGAAAGATAAAATAAAGAAACTTCAAGGTATAGAATTTGATTTGCTGGTACTCGATGAGTATCATTTTGGTGCATGGAATGATCGCACACAAGAAACGATTGAAGACATGGATAAAGAATACCAAAAAAATTTAAAAAATGAAGCAAACAGTGATATTGCCAAAAAATTTGGTATTACAACAAAAGAGACAATATGTCTATCTGGAACACCTTTTAAAGCCATTGATCGCGGTGAATTTAGTGATGCTAATACATATCCATATTCGTATTTTGATGAGCAAAAAAACAAATATCCAAATGAAGATTTTTCAGCCCCGTCTAAGGAGTATGCCCATTTTCCAGATATGAAAATTTTTGGTTATAATATGTCTAATATTTACAGTGGCTTGACTGATCAACTTATGTCAAAAGAAAAAATTCTTAATAATAAAGCATACTTTTCACTCAATAAATTTTTTGAGACAAAAAAAGATTTAGACCCAAATGAAGATAATGAATTTATATATGAAGAACAAATTGTCGAGTGGTTTTCTATTTTACAGGGTAGCTTGCCAAAACCAGACAGTATTTTTCCATATCAAAACCCACATTTTTCATATAATAAGCATACTTTATGGTTAATGCCATCAGTTAACTCATGTCAAGCAATGACTGACCTATTAAAAAAAGATCCATACTTCAATCAATATGAGATTGTGAATCTTTCAAGTAAGGATGTTGGTTCAGGGTACAGTGCACTTAAATTTCTTGAAAGAAGAATACTTGCTTCTAAGCAAAAAAATAAACTAGGAACCATCAGTTTAACTGTTAATAAATTAACACTTGGAGTCACAGTGAAGCCCTGGACCAGTATTTTTGTATTGAAAGATTTATCTAGCCCAGAACAATACTTCCAAGCCATTTTTAGAGCTCAGACTCCTGATGTAGATGCTGATGGAAATATTCTTAAAAAACAAAGTAATGTATATGATTTTAACATTGACAGAGCTTCTGCTTTATTGCTACATTACACAGAGAAAAGCGGAAACGTAACTAAACTCGAACTTCCTAAGTTAATAGTGAAATATCTACCGATTTATATGAATGGGAATGTTGATTCACCTATATCTGAGGAAATATTCTATGAGCTTGCTCAATTTGGTTACAGTAATAAATCTCTTTCTCAAAAAATCAAGGATATTGAGCGCACAACTCGTGCTTTAGATGAAAAAACCATAGCAGACATGATGAATGATCCACAATGTAGTGATGTTATAAAACGTGTTTTTGCTCATGCTAAATTTGACAAACCAAAGACAAAAACTGCACCATCGGATTCGCGATCAGATTCAAAGTCTATTGAAAGTCTTAAAGGTAGAAAAATTGGTTATGAAAATGGATTATTAGATTATAAGCTTTATATCGAAATCGAAGATGAAGCTATTCAAGAATTGTTTTTGGCAAATGTAAAAAAATTAGTAAGTGAAAATTGTCCTACCGAATATCATGATGATCAAAGAAAGAGGTTTTTTAACGGACTAATAACCGGCTATGAATCTGGTGTAAATGTTCCAATCAAAAATATGAAATGCGGTCTTGATGATGGTAAGAAGTTTGTTGATGAAGTTAAAAAGAAATTTGGTAAAGAAATTCTTTATACTAAAGAAACACGAATAAAAATCAATAATTTTATCCATGATCACTTGAATAATAAGGACAATATTCCTGTCGAATTTCAAGGTAAAATGATGATTAGATGGTACCGAGAATCATTTAGAAGTATTATAGTACAATCATTAAAACCGTTGATAAAAGATACAGAAAGAAGTGTAGAAGATACACATAATGTTTTAAAACACATCCTCTCCAAAGTGTTTCAATTTCTATATATTAGTGTTTATAGAGAAACCACATTTAAAGAAGTATTCGTAAATGCTGATTCGTATGTTTTCCATTCAGCTGTAGGTATCAAAAAAGAAGAGTTTGAAATTCTCAACAAATACAATATCTTTCAAGAACGTATTTTAGATAATTATATTCACGAGTTTTTTGTTAATGAATCATTAGGTAAACAACTTGATACAGATAGCGAATTATTCAGAAAAAATTATCGAAACAGTTTTAATTGGTTCGGATTTGGAATTGAGAACTAGTGTTTGTAAGGAGGGAAATTAATGATTTTAGCTAAAACAATTGAGATATATCTACCAACTGGTGA is a window encoding:
- a CDS encoding DEAD/DEAH box helicase family protein, encoding MSAKVNTYQSSSINVTDHIVYNHSELKVTLEEKNSIKDRVVLLYIYSLPKMPMHGYKVGMTICKTGETYWHSIKSRIDTQVKEVALGGDLFDDRYEKYGLDREVHFWGVCINDKDDNFKDHDIHREIATKLPGYSEKNQEWFTGDITLDDLIDIFEDYRKADYSGKKVIYTPRKEQKAAIDKLLKYFKTTPSVPRFLLNCKMRFGKCYTTYKYAEEAELNKILILTFVPAVEDSWREDLKHIEKDYDYFTDFELAKSDFKLNNSPSKPYVLFLSLQNYLGRDSSTQQTKDKIKKLQGIEFDLLVLDEYHFGAWNDRTQETIEDMDKEYQKNLKNEANSDIAKKFGITTKETICLSGTPFKAIDRGEFSDANTYPYSYFDEQKNKYPNEDFSAPSKEYAHFPDMKIFGYNMSNIYSGLTDQLMSKEKILNNKAYFSLNKFFETKKDLDPNEDNEFIYEEQIVEWFSILQGSLPKPDSIFPYQNPHFSYNKHTLWLMPSVNSCQAMTDLLKKDPYFNQYEIVNLSSKDVGSGYSALKFLERRILASKQKNKLGTISLTVNKLTLGVTVKPWTSIFVLKDLSSPEQYFQAIFRAQTPDVDADGNILKKQSNVYDFNIDRASALLLHYTEKSGNVTKLELPKLIVKYLPIYMNGNVDSPISEEIFYELAQFGYSNKSLSQKIKDIERTTRALDEKTIADMMNDPQCSDVIKRVFAHAKFDKPKTKTAPSDSRSDSKSIESLKGRKIGYENGLLDYKLYIEIEDEAIQELFLANVKKLVSENCPTEYHDDQRKRFFNGLITGYESGVNVPIKNMKCGLDDGKKFVDEVKKKFGKEILYTKETRIKINNFIHDHLNNKDNIPVEFQGKMMIRWYRESFRSIIVQSLKPLIKDTERSVEDTHNVLKHILSKVFQFLYISVYRETTFKEVFVNADSYVFHSAVGIKKEEFEILNKYNIFQERILDNYIHEFFVNESLGKQLDTDSELFRKNYRNSFNWFGFGIEN